A window from Pseudomonas kribbensis encodes these proteins:
- a CDS encoding LysR family transcriptional regulator, which produces MNPFEDMRIFCQVMDSGSFTAAADQLGLSKQFVSRRLMQLEERLGVRLLNRSTRRLDVTPLGQSYYESALRLLSEVEQVEQGIAGQTAEPRGTIRVSAPLSFAVAHLGCLLPLFLQRYREVTVEVDLSDRPVDLLGEGYDLALRIGVLEDSTLIARRIAAIERVYCASPAYLAERGTPVKPEDLLSHDCLPYGHGRSVQWRFNAGQGKPQLVNVTGRMRVNNGDLLRDAAVAGMGITYLPTFIVGAALKDGRLVPVLDDLRPEPLILSAVYPQHRQASRPVQALIEFLRERLDQTKGVL; this is translated from the coding sequence ATGAACCCGTTCGAAGACATGCGTATTTTTTGCCAGGTGATGGACTCCGGCAGCTTCACGGCGGCGGCCGATCAGTTGGGCTTGTCCAAGCAGTTCGTCAGCCGTCGGTTGATGCAATTGGAGGAGCGCCTCGGCGTGCGATTGCTCAACCGCTCGACCCGGCGTCTGGACGTGACACCGCTGGGCCAGAGCTATTACGAATCGGCGCTGCGGCTATTGAGCGAAGTCGAACAGGTGGAGCAGGGCATCGCCGGGCAGACCGCCGAGCCACGCGGAACGATTCGCGTGAGCGCGCCGCTGTCGTTTGCGGTGGCGCATCTGGGGTGCCTGCTGCCGCTGTTCCTGCAGCGTTATCGCGAGGTGACGGTGGAGGTCGATCTGAGTGACCGGCCGGTGGACTTGCTCGGCGAAGGCTATGACCTGGCGCTGCGCATCGGTGTGCTGGAAGACTCGACCCTGATCGCCCGACGCATCGCCGCCATCGAGCGGGTGTACTGCGCCAGTCCGGCGTATCTGGCCGAACGCGGCACGCCGGTCAAACCGGAGGATCTGCTCAGCCATGATTGCCTGCCTTACGGTCACGGGCGTTCGGTGCAGTGGAGGTTCAATGCGGGGCAGGGCAAGCCGCAACTGGTGAATGTCACCGGACGGATGCGGGTCAACAACGGCGACTTGCTGCGGGATGCGGCGGTGGCGGGGATGGGGATTACCTACTTGCCGACGTTCATTGTCGGGGCTGCGCTGAAGGACGGACGGCTGGTGCCGGTGCTGGATGATTTGCGTCCGGAGCCGTTGATTCTGTCGGCGGTGTATCCGCAGCATCGCCAGGCATCGCGGCCGGTGCAGGCGTTGATCGAGTTTTTGCGCGAGCGGCTGGATCAGACAAAAGGGGTTTTGTAG
- a CDS encoding class I SAM-dependent methyltransferase, with amino-acid sequence MEVPNNKNAIESNRQAWNDSARHHQESPEWQALLSEVTQTGFSCLDETLRGLLEQVGVDGKDVVQLCCNNGRESLSLFALGARSVVGVDQSAAFLEQARVLNGRSLHQAEFIEADIHHLPESLRNRFDVALITIGVLNWMPDIGEFFRHVASTLKPGGQLVIYETHPFLEMVDPDAEDPFRLATSYFRREPFVQQEPIVYVGKVEQQVAPSYWFVHNLGAIFTAALDAGLAIAHFKEYPHSNREEAYDQYLNREAQMPMCFTWVGVKN; translated from the coding sequence ATGGAAGTGCCAAACAACAAGAACGCCATCGAGAGCAATCGTCAGGCGTGGAACGATTCGGCCCGTCATCATCAGGAATCGCCCGAGTGGCAGGCCTTGCTGAGTGAGGTCACCCAGACCGGTTTTTCCTGCCTCGACGAAACCCTGCGCGGGTTGCTGGAGCAGGTTGGCGTCGATGGAAAAGACGTCGTGCAACTGTGCTGCAACAACGGCCGCGAGAGCCTCTCGCTGTTCGCGCTGGGCGCGCGCAGTGTCGTCGGGGTCGATCAATCGGCGGCGTTTCTTGAGCAGGCCCGCGTGCTGAACGGCCGTTCGCTGCACCAGGCCGAATTCATCGAAGCCGATATTCATCACTTGCCCGAATCACTGCGCAATCGCTTCGACGTGGCGCTGATCACCATCGGCGTCCTCAACTGGATGCCTGACATCGGCGAGTTCTTCCGCCATGTCGCCTCGACCTTGAAACCGGGCGGGCAACTGGTGATCTACGAGACCCACCCGTTCCTGGAAATGGTCGATCCCGACGCCGAAGATCCGTTTCGCCTCGCAACCTCGTACTTTCGCCGCGAGCCGTTCGTGCAGCAGGAACCGATCGTCTACGTCGGCAAGGTCGAGCAGCAGGTCGCACCGTCGTACTGGTTCGTTCACAACCTCGGCGCCATCTTCACCGCCGCCCTCGACGCCGGCCTCGCCATCGCGCACTTCAAGGAATACCCGCATTCGAACCGGGAAGAGGCGTATGACCAGTACCTGAATCGCGAGGCGCAGATGCCGATGTGTTTTACGTGGGTGGGGGTGAAAAACTGA
- a CDS encoding GNAT family N-acetyltransferase — translation MSVIEKLRERIKQKGLGRTFSTLWKRYVFFHWELLWMERDLISPVPPHKLRPYEGLRKVDITPQNAGAFAKHFGDRVQTMAELASEGHTGHMYLDADGHAVAFIWGSTRDYHDRHYYGCNFPVQPGEFFEFGGEMTRAYFGSSLSVDVQVTLWQAMAAQGCHKVVDVCETHNIPALKLHIRMGYHEQGRVTHVYGLFGKWRFFRETRYEGSRLEPLRKPGRPVVTAAAQA, via the coding sequence ATGAGCGTCATCGAAAAGCTGCGCGAACGCATCAAGCAAAAAGGCCTGGGCCGCACGTTTTCCACCTTGTGGAAACGCTACGTGTTCTTCCATTGGGAACTGCTGTGGATGGAGCGCGACCTGATCAGCCCGGTGCCGCCGCACAAGCTGCGCCCTTACGAAGGCCTGCGCAAAGTCGACATCACGCCACAGAATGCCGGCGCGTTCGCCAAGCATTTCGGTGACCGTGTGCAGACCATGGCCGAACTCGCCAGCGAAGGCCACACCGGGCACATGTACCTGGACGCCGACGGCCACGCCGTGGCCTTCATCTGGGGTAGCACCCGGGATTATCACGACCGTCACTATTACGGCTGCAACTTCCCGGTCCAGCCTGGCGAATTCTTCGAATTCGGCGGCGAAATGACCCGCGCCTACTTTGGCAGCAGCCTCTCGGTGGACGTACAAGTCACCCTCTGGCAAGCCATGGCCGCCCAGGGTTGCCACAAGGTGGTGGACGTCTGCGAAACCCACAACATCCCGGCGCTGAAGCTGCACATCCGTATGGGCTATCACGAACAGGGCCGCGTCACCCACGTCTATGGACTGTTTGGAAAGTGGCGGTTCTTCCGCGAGACGCGCTATGAAGGCTCGCGACTGGAACCGCTGCGTAAACCGGGGCGGCCGGTGGTGACGGCGGCTGCGCAGGCTTGA
- a CDS encoding ChbG/HpnK family deacetylase, whose product MPRQVIVNADDFGLSPNENAVIFSAFQAGVISSATAMANMPAFEAACAMARHHMLEGRVGLHFNLTYGRPLSQAILACPTFCDSHGVFDLNLARHSLWLGREDREAVQEELQAQWQRCMDHGVRPSHIDSHQHVHNIWPIGEIVARFAAHQGVPVRLARNLGQNLSLPKRLFKGLLNRRLQGLAGATADYVCTPVDLRNEPAPTDGVLEIVAHPNQLGADFGDAYLQPGESLSRVLERRLPGVPRVSYADLNKDFLRGAAALD is encoded by the coding sequence ATGCCTCGCCAAGTCATAGTCAACGCTGACGATTTCGGCCTGAGCCCGAACGAAAATGCGGTGATCTTCAGCGCGTTCCAGGCCGGGGTCATCAGTTCCGCCACGGCCATGGCCAACATGCCGGCCTTCGAAGCGGCCTGCGCGATGGCTCGTCATCACATGCTGGAAGGTCGGGTCGGCCTGCATTTCAACCTGACGTACGGCCGGCCATTGAGTCAGGCGATTCTCGCCTGCCCCACCTTCTGCGACAGCCACGGGGTGTTCGATCTGAACCTGGCCCGGCACAGCCTGTGGCTGGGTCGCGAAGATCGTGAAGCGGTGCAGGAAGAATTGCAGGCGCAGTGGCAGCGTTGCATGGATCACGGCGTGCGCCCGAGCCATATCGATTCACATCAGCACGTACACAACATCTGGCCGATCGGCGAGATCGTCGCGCGCTTCGCCGCTCACCAGGGTGTACCGGTGCGACTGGCGCGCAACCTGGGACAGAACCTCAGCCTGCCGAAGCGCCTGTTCAAAGGTTTGCTCAACCGTCGTCTGCAAGGCCTGGCCGGTGCGACGGCGGACTATGTTTGCACCCCGGTGGACCTGCGCAACGAGCCTGCGCCGACCGACGGTGTGCTGGAAATCGTCGCCCATCCGAATCAGCTCGGGGCCGATTTCGGTGATGCCTATCTACAACCCGGTGAGTCCCTGAGTCGCGTGCTAGAGCGCCGGCTGCCGGGGGTTCCACGGGTTTCCTACGCCGATTTGAACAAGGATTTTCTACGCGGTGCCGCGGCACTCGACTGA
- a CDS encoding GNAT family N-acetyltransferase: MARFEWRTSLCAPDFPAAAYEALRLRVTDHTPFNSLGWLIAAEQTLDTNEHLHILLGWEADELRLCLPLVAGRERFGGLPFAVVHHLGYPLADRLALLSVLAADEMRQALLLIRQRIPHALLQLNELSEPAGEESVLTQWMARSSNAERRLSCRVPVHLISDADHQEVSGDPRYKLRRARKRIAACGAVVRRITPDALTMGPLLQAIGEVEAVSWKGDEGVGIFATERSRRCIENAFTALAAQGLVRVVTLELDGRCISYRLGLLEQGRLYDYNLAFLPQYADLGSGRVLLEEWIRWGLDDHWRWIDASRVSLENSSHQLHERMTGQLEHWRWSFYSWRPSGVLLGLGLRLWQRLKPKLQQWRARQVTTKPASVVKPATHPTTEGEHASPSHSQR, translated from the coding sequence ATGGCGCGATTCGAATGGCGCACCTCGTTGTGCGCCCCTGACTTCCCGGCAGCGGCTTACGAAGCACTGCGCCTGCGGGTGACGGATCACACGCCGTTCAACAGCCTCGGCTGGCTGATCGCGGCAGAGCAGACACTCGACACGAACGAGCATCTGCACATTCTGCTGGGCTGGGAAGCGGACGAATTGCGCCTGTGCCTGCCGCTGGTGGCCGGTCGTGAACGCTTTGGCGGGCTACCGTTTGCCGTGGTGCATCACCTCGGCTATCCGCTGGCGGATCGCCTGGCGTTGCTGTCTGTGCTGGCGGCCGACGAGATGCGCCAGGCGCTGCTGCTGATCCGCCAGCGCATCCCCCACGCCTTGCTGCAACTCAACGAACTGTCGGAGCCTGCGGGCGAGGAAAGTGTCCTCACGCAATGGATGGCCCGCAGCTCCAACGCCGAACGACGCTTGAGCTGTCGGGTGCCGGTGCACCTGATCAGCGACGCCGATCATCAGGAAGTCTCCGGCGATCCGCGCTACAAGCTGCGCCGCGCGCGCAAACGGATTGCCGCCTGTGGCGCGGTGGTGCGGCGAATCACGCCCGATGCCCTGACCATGGGCCCGCTGTTGCAAGCCATCGGCGAAGTTGAAGCGGTGAGCTGGAAAGGCGACGAAGGCGTCGGCATCTTCGCCACCGAACGCAGCCGACGCTGCATCGAAAACGCTTTCACCGCCCTCGCCGCCCAGGGTCTGGTGCGCGTCGTCACGCTGGAGCTGGACGGCCGCTGCATCAGCTACCGGCTCGGCCTGCTCGAACAGGGACGGCTCTACGATTACAACCTCGCCTTCCTGCCGCAATACGCCGACCTGGGCAGCGGCCGAGTGTTGCTGGAGGAATGGATTCGCTGGGGGCTGGATGACCATTGGCGCTGGATCGATGCCTCGCGGGTCAGTCTGGAGAACTCCAGCCATCAATTGCACGAACGCATGACCGGACAACTGGAGCACTGGCGCTGGAGTTTCTATTCCTGGCGGCCGAGCGGTGTTTTGCTGGGGCTGGGATTACGCCTCTGGCAGCGGCTAAAACCGAAGCTACAGCAGTGGCGCGCACGGCAGGTAACGACAAAACCGGCGTCCGTCGTAAAACCGGCAACCCACCCCACCACGGAGGGCGAACATGCCTCGCCAAGTCATAGTCAACGCTGA
- a CDS encoding N-acetyltransferase, whose protein sequence is MNVVTKISEHIKQKGLRATLAKVWKHYVFSHQELLWMERDLVSPVPPHSLKPYPPLRVVKITPDNASAFARYFGDRVGTMAELANEGHTGHMHLDDHGDAVAFIWGSARDYFDRHYYGCMFPVKPGEFFEFGGELTRSYWGTELSVDLQLELWKAMAAQGCDKVVDVCEFHNIPALKLHLRMGYTEQGRIMNVYTLFARWRFYRETRYSGSRLDALRKPSRPSVTATAT, encoded by the coding sequence ATGAACGTTGTGACAAAAATCAGCGAACACATCAAACAAAAAGGCCTGCGTGCGACGCTGGCGAAGGTGTGGAAGCACTACGTCTTTTCCCATCAGGAACTGCTGTGGATGGAGCGCGACCTCGTCAGCCCGGTGCCGCCCCACAGCCTCAAACCGTATCCGCCGCTGCGGGTGGTGAAGATCACCCCGGACAACGCCAGCGCCTTCGCCCGCTACTTCGGTGACCGCGTCGGCACCATGGCCGAACTGGCCAACGAAGGTCACACCGGGCACATGCACCTCGACGATCACGGCGACGCAGTAGCCTTCATCTGGGGCAGTGCCCGGGACTATTTCGACCGCCACTATTACGGCTGCATGTTCCCGGTGAAGCCCGGCGAGTTCTTCGAGTTCGGCGGTGAGCTGACCCGTTCCTATTGGGGCACCGAACTGTCGGTGGATCTGCAACTGGAACTGTGGAAAGCCATGGCTGCCCAGGGCTGCGACAAGGTCGTGGACGTCTGCGAATTCCACAACATCCCGGCGCTCAAGCTGCACCTGCGCATGGGCTACACCGAACAGGGCAGGATCATGAACGTGTACACCCTGTTCGCCCGCTGGCGCTTCTACCGCGAAACCCGCTACAGCGGCTCGCGGCTGGATGCGTTGCGCAAACCTTCCCGTCCCTCCGTCACAGCAACGGCGACCTGA
- a CDS encoding lipopolysaccharide biosynthesis protein, translating into MSRSSYLKHLALSMGTKLAMIALRLLRNVLLARILGPSERGLFALLSTLPDLISAATSGGLNSAVGYQAAKQRPMGLLLAQVLVFGCLLAGLLTLLVVALVREFGSELDVTVQLGLLAWLLLLAVPLTVLKSGLLTLHNASGGVVAFNALRLVESLAPLLLFLALFWMWKEAALEAALISWLAGISLVVLAGWVWLKRAQPLQLQWDRASQNELLRYSARSHPDLLFQQVILRSDYLFIGALLGSTALGHYAMASAAAELLLIVPEAVTTPLMKRLLQQDEGMDKVTPLALRLTATVMLGACLTMAVIGEWLIVTLFGVAYQPAYPALLALLPGLLGLCYASILRLDLLGKNRPGTVSLLMGLGALLNLALNVVLIPAYGIVGAAAASSIAYLAVTVAMLVLYCRLSGVPFWQTLIILPADIAPMWLMLQRRKAA; encoded by the coding sequence ATGAGTCGAAGCAGTTACCTCAAGCACCTGGCGCTGAGCATGGGCACCAAACTGGCGATGATCGCCCTGCGCCTGCTGAGAAACGTGTTGCTGGCGCGGATTCTCGGCCCCAGCGAGCGCGGCCTGTTTGCCCTGCTCAGCACCCTGCCCGACCTGATCAGCGCGGCCACCAGCGGTGGCTTGAATTCCGCTGTCGGTTACCAGGCCGCCAAGCAGCGGCCGATGGGCTTGCTGCTGGCTCAGGTGCTGGTCTTCGGTTGCTTGCTGGCGGGGTTGTTGACCTTGCTGGTGGTGGCGCTGGTGCGCGAGTTCGGCAGTGAACTGGACGTGACCGTGCAACTCGGCCTGCTGGCGTGGCTGTTGCTGCTGGCGGTGCCTTTGACCGTGCTCAAGAGCGGCCTGCTGACGTTGCACAATGCATCCGGCGGCGTGGTCGCCTTCAATGCCTTGCGTCTGGTGGAATCCCTGGCACCGCTGCTGTTGTTTCTCGCGCTGTTCTGGATGTGGAAGGAAGCGGCCCTGGAAGCGGCGCTGATCAGTTGGCTGGCGGGAATCAGCCTGGTGGTGCTGGCCGGTTGGGTCTGGCTCAAGCGCGCGCAGCCGTTGCAGCTGCAATGGGACCGCGCCAGCCAGAACGAACTGCTGCGCTACAGCGCCCGCAGTCATCCGGATCTGCTGTTCCAGCAAGTCATCCTGCGTTCCGATTACCTGTTCATCGGCGCCCTCCTTGGCAGTACCGCGCTGGGTCATTACGCCATGGCCAGCGCCGCCGCCGAACTGCTGTTGATCGTCCCCGAAGCCGTGACCACGCCGCTGATGAAACGCCTGCTGCAACAGGACGAAGGCATGGACAAGGTCACCCCGCTGGCCCTGCGCCTGACCGCCACGGTGATGCTCGGCGCCTGCCTGACCATGGCGGTGATCGGCGAATGGCTGATCGTCACGCTGTTTGGCGTTGCCTATCAACCGGCGTATCCGGCGCTGCTGGCGTTGCTGCCGGGTCTGTTGGGCCTGTGCTACGCGAGCATTCTGCGGCTGGACCTGCTGGGCAAGAATCGCCCCGGCACCGTGTCGCTGCTGATGGGCCTCGGCGCCCTGCTCAACCTGGCGCTGAACGTGGTGCTGATTCCGGCTTACGGGATTGTCGGTGCAGCAGCGGCGTCGTCAATTGCCTATCTGGCGGTGACCGTGGCGATGCTGGTGTTGTATTGCCGGTTGAGCGGCGTGCCGTTCTGGCAAACCCTGATCATCCTGCCCGCCGACATCGCGCCGATGTGGCTGATGCTGCAACGTCGGAAGGCTGCATGA
- a CDS encoding polysaccharide deacetylase family protein, whose translation MAIKQLIKRTSGWLYLNSPVGRNQLHGAGVILMLHRVLSNDRAADLPHRNELCVGPKAFEHLLVWLRRHFDCVPLMEILQPNALRRERPQVALTFDDGWRDNAANAFPLLQKHQVPASIFLSTDFIGSRQRFWWESIGETLWGSHGEKPRMHLIDCLQALHHPLPVLMDDIDVDRRSLTLLHYLQSLKNTDPSILERLTNECPPESLPQALDWHQVRAMEASGLVRFGPHGASHAILTALDDVRLSEEISRSRDALNNGCNRPLPVYCYPNGDNDARVREQIASHDYPFALGTGTGIYRGAGDPLNLPRFGVSQRTARNPELLSWRIFRGARP comes from the coding sequence ATGGCGATCAAACAACTGATAAAACGCACCAGTGGCTGGCTCTATCTCAACTCGCCCGTGGGACGAAACCAGTTGCACGGCGCCGGGGTGATCCTGATGTTGCACCGGGTGCTGTCCAACGACCGCGCCGCCGACCTGCCGCATCGCAACGAACTGTGCGTCGGCCCGAAAGCCTTCGAGCATCTGCTGGTGTGGCTGCGCAGGCACTTCGACTGCGTGCCGCTGATGGAAATCCTCCAGCCCAACGCCCTGCGCCGCGAGCGCCCGCAAGTGGCGCTGACCTTCGATGACGGCTGGCGCGACAACGCCGCCAATGCCTTCCCGCTGCTGCAAAAGCATCAGGTGCCGGCGAGCATTTTCCTCTCCACTGATTTCATCGGCAGCCGCCAGCGCTTCTGGTGGGAAAGCATCGGAGAAACCCTGTGGGGCAGCCACGGCGAAAAACCGCGCATGCACCTGATCGACTGTCTGCAGGCGCTCCACCACCCATTGCCGGTGCTGATGGACGACATCGATGTGGATCGTCGCAGCCTGACGTTGCTGCACTATCTGCAAAGCTTGAAGAACACCGACCCTTCGATCCTCGAACGCCTGACCAACGAATGCCCGCCAGAGTCACTGCCCCAGGCGCTGGACTGGCATCAGGTGCGGGCGATGGAGGCTTCGGGGCTGGTGCGTTTCGGTCCTCACGGTGCCAGCCACGCGATCCTCACTGCTCTCGACGATGTGCGCCTGAGCGAAGAAATCAGCCGCAGCCGCGACGCCCTGAACAACGGCTGCAACCGGCCATTGCCGGTGTACTGCTACCCCAACGGCGATAACGACGCGCGAGTCCGTGAACAGATTGCCAGCCACGATTATCCGTTCGCCCTCGGCACCGGCACCGGGATCTATCGCGGTGCCGGAGATCCACTGAACCTGCCGCGCTTCGGCGTCAGTCAACGGACGGCGCGCAACCCCGAGCTGCTGTCGTGGCGGATCTTTCGCGGGGCGCGACCATGA
- a CDS encoding glycosyltransferase, which produces MAEFIFWMCLLLPVYAYVGYPLLLTLLAPLFPAWRHSPTPPLNISIVIAAHNEARHIEHKLRSLLSQDYQPATLQIILASDGSSDDTVACAHKVVDPRITVLDLPRQGKAATLNAGVALATGDILVFTDADNQWSRETLGYLLAPLSDPQVGACAGHMVIPVTGGGLSVGDSLYRHYEGWLRRVENRTGCMVSADGALLALRRELFEDVPAEVNDDFFISTCAPVKFKRIVYVPEAQVIDHGVDEADKQFRRRQRVTVGGLQSLAQRSELLNPLKHGLYSIALISHKLIRRLAPILLLPLLLSNFWLWDDHGFYRLSLIAQLIGYAIAIAGLLDSQHRLPKPFRLAAFLLVTLAGMSIGLWQFLRGQRYAQWNPDQNR; this is translated from the coding sequence GTGGCTGAGTTCATTTTCTGGATGTGCCTGTTGCTGCCGGTGTACGCCTACGTCGGCTACCCGTTGCTGCTGACGCTGCTGGCGCCGCTGTTTCCGGCGTGGCGCCACAGCCCGACGCCCCCGCTGAACATCAGCATCGTGATCGCCGCGCACAACGAGGCGCGGCACATCGAACACAAGCTGCGCTCGCTGCTGTCCCAGGATTATCAGCCGGCCACCCTGCAAATCATTCTGGCCAGTGACGGTTCCAGCGACGACACCGTGGCGTGCGCGCACAAGGTGGTCGACCCACGGATCACCGTGCTCGACCTGCCGCGTCAGGGCAAGGCGGCGACACTCAATGCAGGCGTGGCCCTGGCCACGGGCGACATTCTGGTGTTCACCGATGCCGACAACCAATGGTCGCGGGAAACCCTCGGCTACCTGCTCGCGCCCCTGAGCGATCCGCAGGTCGGCGCCTGCGCCGGGCACATGGTGATCCCGGTCACCGGCGGCGGTTTGAGTGTCGGCGACAGCCTCTATCGTCATTACGAAGGCTGGCTGCGCCGGGTCGAGAACCGCACCGGCTGCATGGTCTCGGCCGACGGCGCCCTGCTTGCCCTGCGCCGTGAGTTGTTCGAAGACGTGCCAGCGGAAGTCAACGACGACTTCTTCATCAGCACCTGCGCCCCGGTGAAATTCAAACGCATCGTCTACGTGCCGGAAGCGCAGGTGATCGACCACGGCGTCGATGAAGCGGACAAACAATTCCGCCGGCGCCAGCGGGTCACCGTCGGCGGCCTGCAAAGCCTGGCCCAGCGCAGTGAGCTGCTCAATCCGCTCAAGCACGGGCTGTATTCGATCGCGCTGATCAGCCACAAGCTGATCCGGCGGCTGGCACCGATCTTGTTGCTGCCGTTGCTGCTGAGCAATTTCTGGCTGTGGGATGACCACGGTTTCTATCGCCTGAGTCTGATCGCGCAACTGATCGGCTACGCCATCGCGATTGCCGGTCTGCTGGATTCGCAACACCGCTTACCCAAACCGTTCCGCCTTGCGGCATTCCTGCTGGTGACATTGGCGGGCATGAGCATCGGCCTGTGGCAGTTTTTGCGCGGCCAGCGTTACGCCCAGTGGAACCCTGACCAAAACCGTTGA
- a CDS encoding glycosyltransferase: protein MSRISVVIPMYNEGRHIGRTLLAAQKAAHAANVECELIVVDNGSSDEGPQIARQFGAQVLVVPGVLIGALRNRGTAVATGDWLAFIDADIEMPEDWLTGLFALEAEGHADVFGLDLHTPASAPWYAVAWQRRTLRPTSHTAHAVDWLPSSNLLMHRRWFDKVGGFNESLRTGEDKEFTLRQSEQGARLLSVNESVALHWGYEMNWREWMGKEMWRQGSHLQLLRTHGFSLRLLRFPLLSLAAWLLDLLAISALLNGFPHHAAVMVFMTTIPALVLSIRQSRRQHDIGLTLQLWGLHWVRLHLAGAAFILSLCHWNARRPARG from the coding sequence ATGAGCCGGATCAGTGTCGTCATCCCGATGTACAACGAGGGCCGCCACATCGGCCGCACCCTGCTGGCGGCGCAGAAAGCCGCCCATGCGGCCAATGTCGAGTGCGAACTGATCGTGGTCGATAACGGCTCCAGCGATGAGGGCCCGCAGATCGCCCGCCAGTTCGGCGCGCAAGTGCTGGTGGTGCCGGGCGTGTTGATCGGCGCCCTGCGCAATCGCGGCACCGCCGTCGCCACCGGTGACTGGCTGGCGTTCATCGATGCCGACATCGAAATGCCCGAAGACTGGCTCACCGGGCTCTTCGCCCTCGAGGCCGAGGGTCACGCCGATGTGTTCGGGCTGGATCTGCACACCCCCGCCTCTGCACCGTGGTACGCCGTGGCCTGGCAACGCCGCACCCTGCGCCCGACCAGCCACACCGCCCATGCCGTGGACTGGTTGCCCAGCTCCAACCTGCTGATGCATCGGCGCTGGTTCGACAAGGTCGGCGGGTTCAACGAATCCCTGCGCACCGGCGAAGACAAGGAGTTCACCCTGCGCCAGAGCGAACAGGGCGCACGCCTGCTGTCGGTCAACGAATCCGTGGCCCTGCACTGGGGCTACGAAATGAACTGGCGCGAATGGATGGGCAAGGAAATGTGGCGCCAGGGCAGCCATTTGCAGCTGCTGCGCACCCATGGTTTCAGCCTGCGCCTGCTGCGTTTTCCGCTGTTGTCGCTGGCGGCGTGGCTGCTGGATCTGCTGGCGATCTCCGCGCTGCTCAACGGTTTTCCCCATCACGCCGCGGTCATGGTGTTCATGACCACGATCCCGGCGCTGGTGCTCAGCATTCGTCAGAGTCGCCGCCAGCACGATATCGGCCTGACCCTGCAACTGTGGGGACTGCATTGGGTGCGCCTGCACCTGGCCGGCGCGGCGTTCATTCTCAGTCTGTGTCATTGGAATGCCAGGAGGCCTGCCCGTGGCTGA